In Allomuricauda ruestringensis DSM 13258, the following proteins share a genomic window:
- the hisH gene encoding imidazole glycerol phosphate synthase subunit HisH encodes MKLVIIDYGAGNIQSIMFAIKRLGFEAVLSHDAEEIRNADKVIFPGVGEASSAMAKLKATGLDKLIPTLKQPVLGICLGMQLMCHSSEEGNTEGLGIFDLDVVKFSNNVKVPQIGWNQISGLKSKLFTNIPEKSYIYLVHSFYAPIGKETIATSEYDLTYSAALQKDNFYGVQFHPEKSSDVGSQILNNFLTIV; translated from the coding sequence ATGAAATTAGTAATCATAGATTACGGAGCAGGAAACATCCAGAGCATCATGTTTGCTATTAAACGCCTTGGTTTTGAGGCTGTTTTAAGCCATGATGCAGAAGAAATCCGAAATGCAGATAAGGTGATATTCCCAGGTGTTGGGGAAGCGAGTTCGGCCATGGCAAAGTTGAAAGCCACAGGGTTGGACAAGTTGATTCCTACATTAAAACAGCCCGTTCTGGGGATTTGTTTGGGTATGCAGTTGATGTGTCATTCATCCGAAGAGGGCAATACCGAAGGTTTGGGAATTTTTGACTTGGATGTGGTTAAATTTTCCAACAACGTTAAAGTTCCACAAATTGGATGGAACCAAATTTCAGGTTTAAAAAGTAAGCTATTCACCAATATTCCAGAGAAATCATACATCTATTTGGTACACAGTTTTTATGCCCCGATCGGGAAAGAAACCATTGCAACTTCGGAATATGACCTAACTTACAGTGCTGCTTTGCAAAAGGATAATTTTTACGGAGTACAGTTTCACCCAGAAAAGAGCAGTGATGTGGGTAGTCAAATATTAAACAACTTTTTAACAATTGTCTGA
- the hisA gene encoding 1-(5-phosphoribosyl)-5-[(5-phosphoribosylamino)methylideneamino]imidazole-4-carboxamide isomerase: MRLIPAIDIIEGKCVRLSKGDYDTKKIYNENPLEVAKEFEAHGIRYLHLVDLDGAKSKHIVNHKVLETIASKTNLQIDFGGGLKTDKDLRIAFESGAHQITGGSIAVRDQETFLSWLKNFGPDKIILGADANNEKIAVSGWQEESEQELLPFIQFYQKAGIVYVICTDISKDGMLQGPAFELYKKILDNTSDIKLIASGGISSFDELPKLAEIGCDGTIIGKAIYENRISLKQLEHYILENG; this comes from the coding sequence ATGAGATTGATTCCAGCAATAGACATCATTGAAGGAAAATGTGTTCGGCTTTCCAAAGGAGATTATGACACTAAAAAGATATATAACGAAAATCCGTTGGAAGTAGCCAAGGAGTTCGAGGCTCATGGAATTAGGTATTTACATTTAGTAGATTTGGATGGGGCTAAATCCAAGCACATTGTTAATCATAAGGTATTGGAGACCATCGCATCAAAAACCAATTTGCAAATAGATTTTGGGGGAGGGTTAAAGACCGATAAAGATCTACGCATTGCTTTTGAAAGTGGCGCCCATCAAATTACTGGCGGAAGTATTGCCGTAAGAGACCAAGAAACTTTTTTAAGTTGGTTGAAAAATTTTGGCCCAGATAAAATTATTTTAGGAGCTGATGCCAATAACGAAAAAATTGCAGTTTCAGGTTGGCAAGAAGAATCTGAGCAAGAATTGTTACCTTTTATTCAATTTTACCAAAAAGCGGGTATTGTGTACGTGATTTGCACGGATATTAGTAAAGATGGTATGTTGCAAGGCCCTGCTTTTGAGCTCTATAAAAAGATATTGGACAATACTTCTGATATCAAATTAATCGCTAGTGGAGGTATTTCTTCATTTGATGAGTTGCCAAAACTTGCTGAAATTGGTTGTGATGGCACCATTATAGGAAAGGCCATTTATGAAAACAGAATCAGTTTAAAACAATTGGAACATTACATTCTCGAAAATGGATAA
- a CDS encoding VWA domain-containing protein: MDLRTVLLIVLAVAAALAIVFFQYFYKNPRKGSLKIILAALRFVTLFCGLLLLINPKFVNKDYFLEKANLILLVDNSTSMEDASTTSEISQAIAQIKADDDLNERFTIHQYGFGNTIAVTDSVSFNQGNTDVSNALSTLNDVFVNGTNALVMFSDGNQTLGRDYEYISLNKNSTINPVVVGDTAQYEDISVGLINVNKYAFLRNSFPIETSVRYQGSRPVSSTVTIFINGNRVHQERVSLNSTKNSQTLNTLVEAQSVGIKTIKIEVGALENERNTANNSKETAIEVIDEKTNVAIVSDMLHPDIGALKKSIESNEQRSVTLVKPNASQSVLAESDIIILYQPNRNYRSVYEFLENSGANYFTITGSKTDWNFLNRIQESYTITGSTQPEEILPVLNNAFGLFGLGEFTVDGFPPLNGTLGDIQLNKDNETVMFQQLQGVNLDKPLFTILTESNQKEAVLFGENLWRWRAQVYRNDQSFQKFDDFMGSLMVYLGSNRQRSRLELDYELVFDNASMAKIRASYFDESYQFDADANISIAIKGKDNDFSRVSPILLKGSFYEVDLSDLEAGEYNFTVTVQDENLNRSGTFRILDFNPEKQLVSANYKKLGRLAANNKGQLYFLDKLEDLRSDLSSSNEFLPVQKSRDNVVSLIDFRILLGLMVLSLAAEWFIRKYNGLI, encoded by the coding sequence ATGGATTTACGCACGGTACTACTTATTGTTTTAGCAGTTGCTGCCGCGCTTGCCATAGTATTTTTTCAATACTTTTATAAGAACCCGAGAAAAGGTTCGCTTAAAATAATATTGGCCGCATTGAGGTTTGTTACCTTATTTTGTGGCCTTTTGCTTTTGATAAACCCAAAATTTGTCAACAAGGATTATTTTCTTGAAAAAGCAAACCTTATCCTGTTAGTGGACAATTCCACTTCCATGGAAGATGCTTCTACCACTTCGGAGATTTCCCAAGCCATTGCCCAAATTAAAGCTGATGATGATTTAAATGAACGGTTTACCATCCATCAATACGGGTTTGGAAATACAATAGCAGTAACGGATTCCGTAAGTTTTAACCAAGGAAATACCGATGTTTCCAATGCCCTTTCAACTTTAAATGATGTTTTTGTGAACGGAACCAATGCCCTTGTTATGTTTTCCGATGGAAATCAAACACTCGGCAGGGATTACGAATACATCAGCCTGAATAAAAATTCAACAATAAACCCCGTCGTGGTTGGAGACACCGCGCAGTATGAGGATATTTCCGTCGGTTTAATAAACGTAAACAAATACGCTTTTTTAAGAAATAGCTTCCCGATTGAGACCTCTGTTCGGTATCAAGGTTCTCGACCTGTTTCCAGTACGGTTACCATTTTCATAAATGGGAATAGGGTGCATCAAGAACGGGTAAGCCTAAATAGCACCAAAAACAGTCAAACCTTAAATACGTTGGTCGAGGCACAAAGTGTGGGCATCAAAACCATCAAAATTGAGGTGGGTGCGTTGGAAAATGAACGGAACACCGCTAACAACAGCAAGGAAACCGCCATTGAGGTAATCGATGAAAAAACCAATGTTGCCATAGTTTCGGATATGCTACATCCAGATATAGGCGCGTTAAAAAAATCCATCGAGTCCAATGAGCAACGTTCGGTTACCCTGGTAAAACCAAATGCAAGTCAGTCTGTTCTAGCGGAATCCGATATTATAATTCTGTATCAGCCCAATCGGAATTATAGAAGTGTCTATGAATTTCTGGAAAATTCAGGGGCCAATTATTTTACAATAACAGGAAGCAAAACCGATTGGAATTTTTTGAACAGGATACAAGAAAGCTATACCATTACGGGAAGTACACAACCAGAAGAAATTTTGCCAGTTTTAAACAATGCCTTTGGCCTGTTTGGTTTAGGTGAATTTACGGTTGACGGATTTCCGCCCTTGAATGGAACTCTTGGGGATATTCAACTCAATAAGGATAACGAAACCGTTATGTTCCAGCAATTACAGGGGGTTAATTTGGATAAGCCTTTGTTCACCATTCTCACGGAATCCAATCAAAAGGAAGCCGTACTCTTTGGAGAGAATCTTTGGCGCTGGCGCGCACAGGTATATCGTAATGACCAAAGTTTTCAAAAGTTTGATGACTTTATGGGAAGTTTGATGGTGTATCTGGGTTCCAACAGACAGCGGAGCCGATTGGAGTTGGATTACGAGCTAGTTTTTGACAACGCTAGTATGGCCAAAATTAGAGCTTCGTATTTTGATGAAAGCTACCAATTTGATGCCGATGCCAATATTTCCATCGCTATTAAGGGTAAGGACAATGATTTTTCCAGAGTGTCCCCTATACTTTTAAAAGGTTCTTTTTATGAGGTGGATTTGAGTGATTTGGAGGCTGGGGAATATAATTTCACCGTTACCGTGCAAGACGAAAACCTGAACCGTTCGGGAACATTTAGAATATTGGATTTTAATCCCGAAAAGCAATTGGTCTCTGCCAACTACAAAAAATTGGGGCGTTTAGCAGCTAATAATAAGGGGCAACTGTACTTTTTGGATAAACTCGAAGACTTACGATCCGACTTATCATCTTCCAATGAATTTCTTCCTGTCCAAAAAAGCAGGGATAATGTTGTATCTTTGATAGATTTCCGTATTTTATTGGGATTGATGGTTCTTTCCCTAGCTGCGGAATGGTTCATCAGAAAATATAACGGATTAATATAA
- the hisD gene encoding histidinol dehydrogenase, whose translation MQRINYPQQSDWAEILKRPTQTVSDIEEIVNSIFKEVKSDGDTVIKKCTDRFDQVKLDALSVSPSEIKIANDAVSDALKQAINLAKVNIEKFHAAQKTSKVEVETMPGVECWQEKRPIQKVGLYIPGGTAPLFSTILMLAIPAKLAGCEEIVLCTPPDKNGEINPAILYTAQLCGVTRIFKVGGIQAIAGMTFGTESIPKVYKIFGPGNQYVTVAKQLATKYGVAIDMPAGPSELLVVADDSANAAFVASDLLSQAEHGVDSQVILVSTSEKLIEAVEEEIESQLQQLPRAEIARKSIGNSRLILVKNDQEAMDLINEYGPEHFIVCMGNEAFYLENIQNAGSVFIGNYTPESAGDYASGTNHTLPTNGYAKQYSGVNLDSFMKSMTFQKISEKGIQGIGSAIELMAEAEGLQAHKNAVTLRLKSLK comes from the coding sequence ATGCAGCGTATCAATTATCCACAGCAAAGTGATTGGGCCGAAATATTGAAGCGACCCACGCAAACTGTTTCCGATATTGAAGAAATTGTCAACAGTATTTTTAAAGAGGTGAAATCTGATGGCGATACCGTTATCAAAAAGTGTACAGACCGGTTTGACCAAGTGAAGTTGGATGCACTTTCGGTATCTCCTTCAGAAATTAAAATAGCTAATGATGCCGTTTCAGATGCCCTAAAACAAGCTATCAACCTAGCAAAGGTCAATATCGAAAAATTCCATGCAGCTCAAAAAACTTCCAAAGTTGAAGTAGAAACGATGCCTGGTGTGGAATGCTGGCAGGAAAAACGCCCTATTCAAAAAGTAGGTTTGTACATACCCGGCGGCACAGCTCCCTTATTTTCTACTATTTTGATGTTGGCAATTCCGGCTAAATTGGCTGGTTGTGAGGAAATTGTACTCTGCACCCCACCCGATAAAAATGGAGAAATCAATCCAGCGATTTTATACACGGCCCAACTTTGTGGCGTAACACGGATTTTTAAAGTTGGCGGTATTCAGGCTATTGCAGGAATGACCTTTGGTACGGAAAGCATCCCAAAAGTGTATAAAATATTTGGTCCGGGAAACCAATATGTGACCGTTGCCAAGCAATTGGCCACTAAATATGGGGTAGCGATAGATATGCCAGCGGGGCCAAGTGAGCTTTTGGTGGTTGCGGATGATTCAGCGAACGCTGCTTTTGTAGCTTCGGATTTGTTAAGTCAAGCCGAACACGGGGTGGACAGTCAGGTAATTTTGGTATCCACTTCAGAAAAATTGATTGAGGCAGTTGAAGAGGAAATCGAAAGTCAGCTACAGCAGTTGCCGAGAGCGGAAATAGCTCGCAAATCGATTGGCAATAGTAGATTGATTTTGGTGAAGAATGACCAAGAAGCTATGGATTTGATCAATGAATATGGTCCGGAGCACTTTATTGTTTGTATGGGAAATGAGGCGTTTTACCTCGAAAACATCCAGAATGCGGGCTCTGTGTTTATCGGCAATTATACGCCCGAGAGTGCAGGTGATTACGCTTCGGGCACCAATCATACCCTGCCTACCAACGGATATGCCAAGCAATACAGCGGGGTGAATCTGGATAGTTTTATGAAGAGCATGACTTTTCAAAAAATATCCGAAAAGGGAATCCAAGGCATCGGAAGTGCCATAGAGCTTATGGCAGAGGCCGAGGGATTACAGGCGCACAAAAATGCGGTAACCTTACGATTGAAAAGTTTGAAATAA
- a CDS encoding DinB family protein — MDKEKELQEELVWNAGYRMNESLRMIKICLEQLSEEQVWEKPNESSNSIANLILHLCGNITQYGIASIQNLDDERKRDEEFSTESGYTKAGLIQKLEDTISDAKRAFYDAPLKELLRKRNVQSFNFSGVGNIIHVTEHLSYHTGQIALWTKILQNKDLGFYGDVDLNVKNETEN; from the coding sequence ATGGATAAGGAAAAAGAACTCCAGGAAGAATTGGTTTGGAACGCAGGCTACCGTATGAACGAAAGCCTCCGTATGATCAAAATTTGTTTGGAACAGTTGTCGGAAGAGCAGGTTTGGGAAAAACCAAATGAATCTAGTAACAGTATTGCCAATCTCATCCTTCATCTGTGCGGAAATATTACCCAATATGGGATTGCCTCCATCCAAAATTTAGATGACGAACGGAAAAGAGATGAAGAATTTTCAACTGAATCGGGCTATACTAAAGCAGGGCTTATCCAAAAATTGGAAGATACCATATCTGATGCCAAAAGAGCATTTTATGATGCTCCGCTCAAAGAACTTTTGCGTAAAAGAAATGTTCAAAGCTTCAACTTTTCTGGTGTAGGCAATATTATCCATGTCACGGAGCATTTGTCTTATCATACAGGACAGATAGCACTTTGGACTAAAATTTTACAGAACAAAGATTTAGGGTTTTATGGAGACGTAGACCTAAATGTCAAGAATGAAACTGAAAATTAG
- the hisF gene encoding imidazole glycerol phosphate synthase subunit HisF has product MLTKRIIPCLDIKNGRTVKGINFVDLRDAGDPVELAEIYAKEGADELVFLDISATEEKRKTLAELVYHVAETINIPFTVGGGISSVEDVDILLKNGADKVSINSSAVKRPDLINELVAKFGSQCVVVAIDAKQIDGQWKVHLVGGKVPTELDLFEWAKEVEERGAGEILFTSMDHDGTKNGFANKALAHLSGLVNIPVIASGGAGTVSHFIDTFKDGKADAALAASVFHFKEIEINTLKEKLKQEGIPVRI; this is encoded by the coding sequence ATGCTTACAAAAAGAATCATACCCTGTCTCGATATTAAAAACGGACGGACCGTAAAGGGAATCAACTTTGTTGACCTCAGGGATGCGGGCGATCCCGTGGAATTGGCAGAAATCTATGCCAAAGAAGGAGCTGATGAATTGGTTTTTTTGGATATTTCAGCCACCGAGGAAAAGCGAAAGACCTTGGCCGAGTTGGTATATCATGTTGCAGAGACCATCAATATACCTTTTACCGTTGGCGGAGGAATTTCATCTGTGGAAGATGTGGATATTCTGCTGAAAAACGGGGCTGACAAGGTTTCCATAAATTCATCAGCGGTAAAAAGACCTGATTTGATCAATGAACTGGTAGCGAAATTCGGTTCGCAGTGCGTTGTTGTAGCAATAGATGCCAAACAAATCGATGGACAATGGAAAGTTCATTTGGTAGGAGGGAAGGTTCCCACGGAACTAGACCTTTTTGAATGGGCCAAGGAAGTGGAAGAACGTGGAGCAGGTGAAATTTTATTCACTTCCATGGACCACGATGGCACTAAAAACGGGTTTGCCAACAAAGCCTTAGCGCATTTGTCAGGTTTGGTGAACATTCCTGTGATTGCATCAGGTGGAGCTGGTACCGTTTCACACTTTATAGATACTTTTAAGGATGGAAAGGCTGATGCAGCATTAGCTGCCAGTGTTTTTCATTTTAAGGAAATCGAAATCAACACACTAAAAGAAAAATTAAAGCAAGAGGGAATTCCTGTAAGAATATAA
- the hisG gene encoding ATP phosphoribosyltransferase: MTKIRIAVQKSGRLNEDSLKILKDCGISIDNGKDQLKATSRNFPLEVFYLRNGDIPQYLRDGVVDIAIIGENVLIEKGKDISIAERLNFSKCRVSLAVPKNVSYNSITDFEGNKIATSYPNTVKEYLASKGVTADLHIINGSVEIAPNIGLAYGICDIVSSGSTLFKNNLKEVEVMLKSEAVLAVSPTISEEHKELLRKIQFRIKSVLQARQNKYVLMNAPNDKLDKIISILPGMRSPTVLPLAEEGWSSVHTVINRETFWEVIDELKEAGAEGILVCPIEKMVL; encoded by the coding sequence ATGACAAAAATTAGGATTGCTGTTCAAAAAAGCGGCCGTTTAAACGAGGATTCCCTCAAAATTTTAAAAGACTGCGGTATTTCCATAGATAATGGTAAAGACCAACTAAAGGCTACTTCCCGTAATTTTCCTTTGGAAGTATTTTATTTAAGGAACGGGGATATTCCCCAATACCTTAGGGATGGAGTAGTGGACATTGCCATTATAGGTGAAAATGTGCTTATTGAAAAAGGAAAGGATATTTCCATTGCGGAGCGATTGAACTTTTCCAAATGTCGTGTCTCCCTTGCCGTACCCAAAAATGTTTCCTACAATTCCATTACGGATTTTGAAGGCAATAAAATCGCAACATCATACCCGAATACAGTAAAAGAATATTTGGCGTCAAAAGGAGTTACGGCCGACCTGCACATTATCAACGGTTCTGTGGAAATTGCCCCAAATATTGGTTTGGCTTACGGTATCTGTGACATTGTTTCGAGCGGAAGCACACTTTTTAAAAACAATTTGAAAGAGGTGGAAGTCATGCTAAAAAGCGAGGCAGTTCTTGCAGTATCTCCCACAATTTCTGAAGAGCACAAAGAATTACTTAGAAAGATTCAATTCAGAATCAAATCCGTATTGCAGGCGCGCCAAAACAAATATGTGTTGATGAATGCACCAAATGATAAATTGGATAAAATTATTTCCATTCTCCCTGGAATGCGAAGCCCCACGGTTTTGCCCTTGGCAGAAGAGGGATGGAGTTCCGTGCACACCGTGATCAACCGGGAAACTTTTTGGGAGGTCATCGATGAATTGAAGGAAGCCGGAGCCGAAGGAATCTTGGTTTGTCCTATTGAAAAAATGGTACTGTAA
- the hisB gene encoding bifunctional histidinol-phosphatase/imidazoleglycerol-phosphate dehydratase HisB, with the protein MGKKVLFIDRDGTIIKETADEQIDAFEKLDFYPKTFTYLGKIAKELDYELVMITNQDGLGTDIFPEDTFWPVQNFIIRAFENEGVVFDKVFIDRTFPKDNADTRKPGTGTLTSYFSEEYDLENSFVIGDRLTDMELAKNLGAKGIFINDETHLGTGEITVKREALDEYIALESNDWEKIYEFLKLENRIAEISRKTNETDIKIKINLDGTGKSDINTGLAFFDHMLDQLARHGQMDLNIKVDGDLEVDEHHTIEDTAIALGELFSKALGNKLGIERYGFALPMDDCLAQVAIDFGGRNWLVWDTKFKREKVGDVPTEMFMHFFKSFTDGAKANLNIKAEGTNEHHKIEAIFKAFAKSIKMAVKRDAEKMVLPSTKGML; encoded by the coding sequence ATGGGCAAGAAAGTACTATTTATTGATCGGGATGGGACGATCATCAAAGAAACTGCCGATGAGCAGATTGATGCCTTTGAGAAACTAGATTTTTATCCCAAAACCTTTACCTATTTGGGCAAAATCGCCAAGGAATTGGATTATGAATTGGTGATGATCACCAACCAAGATGGGTTGGGCACCGACATTTTCCCAGAAGATACGTTTTGGCCTGTGCAAAACTTTATCATCAGAGCTTTTGAAAATGAAGGGGTTGTTTTTGATAAGGTTTTTATAGACAGAACATTTCCAAAGGACAATGCAGATACCCGTAAACCAGGTACAGGAACGTTAACTTCTTATTTTTCTGAAGAGTATGATTTAGAGAATTCTTTCGTGATCGGTGACCGATTGACGGACATGGAATTGGCCAAAAACCTCGGAGCTAAAGGAATCTTTATCAATGATGAAACTCATCTGGGCACAGGAGAAATTACTGTGAAACGTGAAGCTTTGGATGAATATATTGCTCTGGAAAGCAATGATTGGGAAAAAATCTATGAATTTCTCAAATTGGAAAATCGGATTGCAGAAATATCCCGAAAAACCAATGAAACCGACATTAAAATCAAAATAAACCTCGATGGAACCGGAAAGAGTGACATCAACACAGGTTTGGCTTTTTTCGACCACATGTTGGACCAATTGGCGCGGCATGGCCAAATGGATTTGAACATTAAGGTGGATGGGGACTTGGAGGTGGATGAACACCATACCATCGAAGACACCGCTATCGCCCTGGGAGAGTTGTTCTCCAAAGCCTTGGGCAACAAACTGGGAATTGAACGCTATGGTTTTGCTTTGCCTATGGATGATTGTCTGGCACAGGTTGCCATAGATTTTGGTGGGAGAAACTGGTTGGTTTGGGACACCAAATTCAAACGTGAAAAAGTAGGGGATGTGCCCACAGAAATGTTTATGCACTTTTTTAAATCGTTCACCGATGGTGCCAAGGCCAATTTGAACATTAAAGCCGAAGGTACCAACGAGCACCATAAAATCGAGGCTATTTTCAAAGCTTTTGCCAAGTCAATTAAAATGGCGGTAAAACGGGATGCGGAGAAAATGGTTTTGCCATCAACCAAAGGAATGTTGTAA
- a CDS encoding GNAT family N-acetyltransferase — MEFLISTDKDKLDIPKIHEEVASTYWGKGRSMEQTLMTIEKSVCFGMYAENGEQIAYTRIMTDGLVFAYIMDVVVFDPYKGKGLGKKLIKHILDRPDVSKVNTVALKTKDAHSFYETLGFKRIGDSEMWMSIDRVKYD, encoded by the coding sequence ATGGAGTTCCTTATATCAACGGACAAGGATAAATTGGATATCCCAAAGATTCACGAAGAAGTTGCATCGACATATTGGGGAAAGGGCAGGAGCATGGAACAAACGCTGATGACCATTGAAAAAAGTGTCTGTTTTGGGATGTATGCTGAAAATGGAGAACAAATTGCTTATACCAGAATAATGACCGACGGACTGGTTTTTGCCTACATTATGGATGTCGTCGTCTTTGACCCCTATAAAGGAAAAGGACTCGGAAAAAAGCTGATTAAGCATATTTTGGACCGCCCCGATGTTAGTAAAGTCAATACAGTAGCATTAAAAACAAAAGATGCCCACAGCTTTTATGAAACCTTAGGCTTTAAAAGAATAGGGGATTCGGAAATGTGGATGTCAATAGACCGAGTAAAATACGATTAG
- the hisC gene encoding histidinol-phosphate transaminase, whose protein sequence is MKVFELNKLVRESVRKLQPYSSARDEYVSDGSEMIFLDANENPFDNGVNRYPDPYQRSLKSLLAEQKGVSESQILLGNGSDEVLDLIYRAFCEPNQDNIITLPPTYGMYKVLAGINSVENKEVLLTTDFQPNVDEILATVDTNTKLLFICSPNNPTGNSFKKEGIEELLKSFNGLMVIDEAYIDFSKDESWLSQLKQYPNLIVTQTLSKAYGLAGIRLGICYASEEIIAVLNKIKPPYNVNQLTQQRALQRVLNQDLVNQEVKQILQERAELIKALNSLKFVEQLYPSDANFVLAKVDNADKRYQQLLKKQVVVRNRSTQPLCENTLRFTVGTPEENKKLIAILKEL, encoded by the coding sequence ATGAAAGTGTTTGAGTTAAATAAATTGGTTAGGGAATCGGTTCGCAAGTTGCAACCGTATTCCTCCGCACGGGACGAATATGTTTCCGATGGCTCGGAAATGATATTTCTGGATGCCAACGAAAACCCTTTTGATAACGGGGTCAACCGCTACCCAGACCCGTATCAACGAAGTTTAAAATCCCTTTTGGCCGAACAAAAAGGAGTATCGGAAAGCCAAATTTTACTTGGAAACGGTAGTGACGAAGTTTTGGATTTGATTTACAGGGCTTTTTGTGAACCCAATCAAGATAACATTATCACATTACCACCCACTTATGGAATGTACAAAGTGTTGGCAGGCATCAATTCCGTGGAGAACAAAGAAGTTTTGTTGACTACTGATTTTCAGCCGAATGTGGATGAAATTCTAGCGACAGTCGATACAAACACCAAGCTTCTCTTTATTTGCTCACCCAACAATCCTACGGGAAACTCCTTTAAAAAAGAAGGAATTGAAGAGTTATTGAAATCATTCAATGGATTAATGGTAATTGACGAAGCCTACATTGATTTTTCAAAGGATGAAAGTTGGTTGTCACAATTAAAACAGTACCCCAACTTGATTGTTACCCAAACCCTGTCCAAAGCTTATGGCTTAGCGGGCATTAGGCTAGGTATTTGCTATGCATCGGAAGAAATAATCGCTGTTTTAAACAAAATCAAACCACCATACAATGTCAATCAATTGACTCAGCAAAGAGCACTACAACGCGTGTTGAATCAGGATTTGGTTAATCAAGAAGTAAAACAAATTCTTCAAGAAAGAGCTGAATTAATCAAAGCATTGAACAGTTTAAAATTTGTGGAACAACTATATCCATCCGATGCTAATTTTGTGTTGGCCAAAGTTGATAATGCCGACAAACGCTACCAACAATTGTTGAAAAAACAGGTGGTAGTGCGCAACCGAAGTACGCAACCGCTTTGCGAAAACACGCTGCGATTTACCGTGGGCACACCAGAAGAGAACAAAAAATTGATAGCCATTTTAAAAGAATTATAG
- a CDS encoding prohibitin family protein: protein MDKLPKIALPALAGIIFIIIFASRSTITIGSGEAGVLYKYFGGGVVTDEPPLGEGFHLVAPWNKVFIYEVRQQEKLEKMNVLSSNGLDIKLEASVWFQPKSEDLGKLHQEKGEQYIDRVLLPAIRSAARSVVGRYTPEQLYSSKRDAIQQEIFEETQKIVDDQYVQLNEILVRDVTLPPTIKDAIERKLRQEQESLEYEFRLVTAEKEAQKVRIEAQGKADANQILSASLTDKILQDKGIDATLKLAESPNAKIVVVGSGDDGLPLILGNN from the coding sequence ATGGATAAATTACCTAAAATTGCATTACCTGCTTTAGCAGGAATTATTTTTATTATCATTTTCGCATCAAGGTCTACCATAACTATTGGTTCTGGTGAGGCCGGGGTGTTGTACAAATATTTCGGCGGAGGTGTTGTTACCGACGAACCGCCTTTGGGGGAAGGTTTTCACTTGGTGGCTCCATGGAACAAAGTCTTTATTTATGAAGTGCGTCAACAAGAAAAACTTGAAAAAATGAACGTACTTTCTTCCAACGGGTTGGATATAAAACTGGAAGCTTCTGTTTGGTTTCAGCCAAAATCTGAAGACCTTGGAAAACTGCATCAAGAAAAAGGGGAACAGTATATAGACCGTGTGCTATTGCCTGCAATTCGTTCGGCTGCCCGTAGCGTGGTTGGGCGATATACACCGGAACAATTGTACTCAAGTAAGCGAGATGCAATTCAACAGGAGATTTTTGAGGAAACGCAAAAAATTGTGGACGACCAATACGTTCAATTAAATGAAATACTGGTACGCGATGTTACATTACCTCCCACTATTAAAGATGCCATTGAACGTAAATTAAGGCAAGAACAAGAATCGTTGGAGTATGAGTTTAGATTGGTGACCGCCGAAAAAGAAGCTCAAAAAGTTCGTATTGAAGCACAAGGTAAGGCAGATGCCAACCAAATATTGAGTGCCTCTCTTACCGATAAGATATTGCAGGACAAAGGGATAGATGCCACATTAAAGCTCGCGGAATCACCCAATGCAAAAATAGTTGTAGTAGGGTCGGGGGATGACGGTTTACCATTAATTTTGGGAAATAACTAA